A stretch of Bombina bombina isolate aBomBom1 chromosome 2, aBomBom1.pri, whole genome shotgun sequence DNA encodes these proteins:
- the ATOH1 gene encoding transcription factor ATOH1 has product MSRLLQGDWCPLKETDLLSRDYLLETTDPRAWLSMQSPDYLLHTRAHRQQHPASKVRDICQLGAEEDDEEELDDEEEDEMCSQRAPGGKRPHGVQKQRRLAANARERRRMHGLNHAFDQLRNVIPSFNNDKKLSKYETLQMAQIYINALSDLLQAPPEHRDPQQPLRSPPPCPAYELLPGGDNSRVHQQPGGCRRFPGEFSVQIDPLSFPFQGTGMDQKGMPSATSSAGEESKKSPCTSHRSDGEFSPHSHYSDSDEAS; this is encoded by the coding sequence ATGTCCCGGCTGCTGCAGGGTGACTGGTGCCCGCTCAAGGAGACCGACTTGCTGAGCAGAGACTACCTGCTGGAGACCACCGACCCCCGAGCCTGGCTATCCATGCAGAGCCCGGACTACCTGCTCCACACCCGGGCGCACCGGCAGCAGCACCCGGCCAGCAAGGTGCGGGACATCTGCCAGCTGGGCGCAGAAGAGGACGACGAGGAGGAGCTGGACGATGAGGAGGAGGACGAGATGTGCAGCCAGCGGGCGCCGGGCGGGAAGCGTCCCCATGGGGTGCAGAAGCAGAGGCGCCTGGCTGCCAATGCCCGGGAGAGGAGGCGCATGCACGGGCTGAACCACGCGTTTGACCAGCTCCGAAATGTCATCCCCTCCTTCAACAACGACAAGAAACTGTCCAAGTACGAGACCCTGCAAATGGCCCAGATCTACATCAATGCCTTGTCCGACCTCCTGCAGGCGCCCCCAGAGCACAGGGACCCCCAACAGCCGCTCAGGTCACCCCCACCCTGCCCTGCTTATGAACTGCTGCCAGGGGGGGACAACTCGAGGGTGCACCAGCAGCCAGGGGGGTGCAGGAGATTCCCAGGAGAATTCTCAGTGCAGATCGATCCCCTCAGCTTCCCTTTTCAGGGTACAGGCATGGACCAGAAGGGGATGCCCAGTGCTACCTCCTCTGCAGGGGAAGAGAGCAAGAAGTCGCCCTGCACCTCTCACAGGAGTGATGGGGAGTTCTCACCTCACTCACACTACAGTGACTCTGATGAAGCCAGCTAG